The DNA window atttattgtaATAACTCCTTCGTCCACGTGGCTCATCGCTGAGCTCAGACTCAGAGCCattcagcagcaggagaaaggaGGACGGGATCTGGTCCTGCCATGAGCCCAAGAGCCAGCAGGTGGCCAGAACCGAGTCCAGCTGGGAGTCATGAGGGTCCCAGCTGGAGCCCAGGTCTGGACGAGCCTGGGCTCAGAACCGGAGGTCTGAGGGTTCTGCCCAAGTCGGGGTTCCTACCTTCTCCGTGAGGAAGCAACGTGGACTGAgtgtcctcctcttcatcatcattgtcgtcttcatcctcctcctcaccatcaccttcattgTCGCCGTGCTTATCTTCAtcagcatcctcctcctcttcgtcacCCTTCACTGTGACAACAGTGAAACAGAACCTGGAGACAtccgtctcctcctcttcctccttgaTGACTGGAGGTCCTGGGTCTCCCAGGTCCACAGTCTGGCTGTGCTGGGACtctgcagagacacaaagaCCCTTGTGATCAGGTTGTGAGGCACAACAGTCCAACtatcaaggtgactagatgagaCGAGAGCCGTGGCAACACTGGACGCCAGAGCAACCACCAAGAAAGCTGCAGTCAGGCGTGTTCCTGCTGACAGCCAAGGCTCCAGATCTCACCTGCTTCAGGTGTGGAAGAGGAGCCTTCACCCTGGCTGACACTTTCCTCGCCCTCTCACCCCAGAACACCTGGCTAACTTCAGCACTATTTTGTTGGCGCGCGGATGAAGGGCATCGTTCGGGAGTCAGCCGTCTGAAGCAGGAGAGCCAGACGTTGTTTGTTTAGCATGAACTCCATGGGTTAATCCACCTGTAACCCAACACGAAAGGCCGTCCCACGGAATAAATAGAGAGGAGCGCGTTCAGAGACCTCGAAGCTTGAGGTGTGTCACCAGTGACCTGCACGGTGGTGCCAAGACCACCACACACAAGGAAAGGAGCCGGAACACACCGGCCGGCAAATGTCAGCACGACCACTCGCTTCCTGATCTTCGGCAGTATTCGGAGCACACACACGCGTGTTACATTTGACACACTGCACTGACATTAGTCACGCCCCGTTGTTTCATCTCGGTAAGAGCCAAAACTAAATTCTAAATCAAAATGGAACTCTTAAGCCGAAATGTGGAAAAGGACTTGGGCGCCCGAAGTCCTTCAAACTGAGACGTGAGATTCAGACTTCACACTTGGATGTGACCATTACATCCAGATGTCAGACAGTGCGCCGTCTGAAATGTCACCAATGTCTGCTACACCTCTGCCAAAGATTCCTGCTGAAGTCGTCTCTTCGTCTTCACACAGGACGCTGCGGATCCCGCCAGCTGCCCGAGGTGTCCATCACTTCCGTGGATACAGCATCACTTCCGGTGGTGAAGTCGCTGGAGGGCGTCACGAACTCAACATCAGGAAGTGGACCTCGCGCGACTTCAAACACGACCCAAGCCGGACAAACGTCGAGTGTGGCGCGAACGTTGCGTTCAAAACGTTCATtagacctttttttgtttttgtccatcGCGCGGCGTCacgccaccagagggcgccacaGCAGCGCCTGCAAGTGCGCATGCGTAAGCGAGCGGAGAAGTGCACGGTGGGGGATGTAGTCGAAGCGCCGTCGTCCATTTTGTGGCGGCGAGGACGGCGTCCATCTTGGCGGGTCTGTGCCGCTGGAGCAGGCGCCTCGGGTTCTGGACGGAGCCACAGACCCGAGCTGGCGCAGCGTCTGGGTGCGAGTGCGTGTGCTGTGCGCGCGTCAGTACCTGCTGGCTCGTCGCAGTCGCCTGGACTCGCGCGCGCTGGATCGCGGTTCCGAATCCGACGGAGTCTTTCAGTCATTTTCACTGGCGGAGACACGAAGAAGAACGAGGAAGTGAGCGGAGCCCGCCACGTCACAGTCTGCTTCCgggaagacttcaaaacaagggaggaggaaaaacagagcGGCTTAATAGCGTTCGAGTAGCCGACGAAACGAGCGACGCTAAAGTCCACAAACACGAACCGACCCGAGTGGCTCGGACTCTCCGCCTGCTCCTCTGAGTCCGGAGAGTGTTTCCGAACTTCCTGGAACCGGGCCGCCTCCGACTTCCTTCTGCAGTCGACGCACTGTCAACACGCCCGCGCCGCTCCTCCAGCACCAGCAGCCCCGGAACCGCGGCTCACATGGCCATGATTGTGAAAGCGACCCGGAAGTACAACAGTAGCGAACCGCTCGCTGCTTCTGTTCCGCTCGGAACCTCATCCGCTCCTCGAGTGAAGATGCGTGAAGCCTCGGTCCGGACAGAGCAGCGCGACTcgccaggtacacacacacacacagaagcgcGCGCGCTCATTCTCCTGCTTCTGTACTGTCCGGACAGTAGGGGGACAtctcatcaccctttccccggcctcccCCGTGAGAGTCACGCCGTCATTCTGACCTTTCATCCTCACATTCAGGCGCAACCTTGTGGGGACAACACGGTCCTAACTGAGCCAGATGTCTtcaccaccaacacacacacacacacacacacacacacacacacacacacacacacacacacaaccctgagatggttttgtgtgtgtgtgtgtgtgtttgaccagagcagcaggagactctccctccctctctctctctctctctccttccctccctccctcctccctccctccttccttcctttcctccctcctctctttccttgtctccctccctccttccttccctcccttcctctctctctccttccctccctccttccttccttccttccctcccttcctctctctctctccttgtcttcctccctccttccttccttcccttccttccctccctcctctctctccttgtcttccttccttccatccctccctcctctctttccttccctccctcctctctccttgtcttccttccttccttccatccctccctcctctccttccttccctccctcctctctctccttgtcttcctccctccttccttccttccctccctcctctctttccttgtctccttccctccctcctctctttccttgtctccttccctccctcctctctctccttgtcttcctccctccttccctccctcctctctctccttgtcttcctccctccttccctccctcctctctctccttgtTCTGCCTCGTGTCCAGGTGTGGAGGGGACCTCATTCATTCCTCAGGTCCACCTGGTCCAGGGTCTCCTGCTAATGTTTGTGGGCCCTGGGTTGTTGGTTGTGTTGCTCGACTTgtggacggacagatggacaCGTCGGGTGTGACGTATCAGGCGGCACCGCCTGGTGACCTCGGACCTCTGATCAGATTGTTCTGTTTCCTGCAGATGAGCATCATCTTCCTTatgtcaaagaagaagaggaagaagcagaaGTGTCTGAGTTCCCTCTGAACATCGTGGTGGTGAAGGGCGAGGAAGAGCGCGAGGCGTCGGAGACTCCGCCCAGCTGCTCGGCTCAGCAGCTCAAGACAGAACCTGGCGGACTCTCGTTCTCGCCAGGCTCGGACACCGACGACAGCAGCGACTGGAGGGAGTCCAGCAAGAACCCGACCGGCTCTGAGAGAACCCCTGAAGACAAGTCCACCACCTGCCCAGACTGCGGCAAGGTCTGCAACTCCCGGTCTGGACTGAGCAAACACAAGAAGGCCTGCCGCGGCGAGCACCACTTCTCATGTCCGTTCTGTGGGAAAACCTTCTCGTACAGGAAGTCCCTCAAGGAGCATGTGAACCTTCACACTGGGGAAAACCTTTTCAGCTGCTCTGTCTGCTCCAAAaccttcaccaaccaggtgagACTGAGGACCcacatgaagacacacactGGCGAGAAGCCCTTCGGCTGTACGGAGTGTGGCAAGTGCTTCTCTGAGAAAGGAGACCTGAAGACCCACATGAGAACCCACGGAGGGGAGAAACCATTTAGCTGCTCGGAATGTGGCAAATGTTTTGCCCAGAAAGTCCACATGGAGACTCATGTGAAGAcccacactggagagaaaccatttAGCTGCTCGCTGTGCGATAAACGCTTCACAGTGAAAGGCTCTCTGAAGATCCACATGAGGACGCACACGGGAGAGAAACCCTTTTGCTGCTCTGTCTGTGGCCGCTTCTTCACAGAGCGAGCCAACCTGAAGAAACACATTCTGACCCATACGGGCGAAAAACCCTTCCAGTGTTCGGTCTGCGGGAAGTGGTTCACCCACTCGGGTTCTCTGAAGAGTCATCTGAGA is part of the Synchiropus splendidus isolate RoL2022-P1 chromosome 10, RoL_Sspl_1.0, whole genome shotgun sequence genome and encodes:
- the LOC128765560 gene encoding oocyte zinc finger protein XlCOF6.1-like, with protein sequence MAMIVKATRKYNSSEPLAASVPLGTSSAPRVKMREASVRTEQRDSPDEHHLPYVKEEEEEAEVSEFPLNIVVVKGEEEREASETPPSCSAQQLKTEPGGLSFSPGSDTDDSSDWRESSKNPTGSERTPEDKSTTCPDCGKVCNSRSGLSKHKKACRGEHHFSCPFCGKTFSYRKSLKEHVNLHTGENLFSCSVCSKTFTNQVRLRTHMKTHTGEKPFGCTECGKCFSEKGDLKTHMRTHGGEKPFSCSECGKCFAQKVHMETHVKTHTGEKPFSCSLCDKRFTVKGSLKIHMRTHTGEKPFCCSVCGRFFTERANLKKHILTHTGEKPFQCSVCGKWFTHSGSLKSHLRIHTGEKPFCCALCPRSFSERRSLKKHVKKHVGEAEPEPGSGAAQVT